The following are encoded in a window of Esox lucius isolate fEsoLuc1 chromosome 14, fEsoLuc1.pri, whole genome shotgun sequence genomic DNA:
- the sptan1 gene encoding spectrin alpha chain, non-erythrocytic 1 isoform X3, with product MDTSGVKVLESADDIQERRQQVLDRYRRFKELSGMRRQKLEDSYRFQFFRRDADELEKWIQEKLQIASDENYKDPTNLQGKLQKHQAFEAEVQANAGAIVKLDETGNLMISEGHFASETIRTRLEELHRLWDLLLQKTKEKGVRLLQAQKLVQYLRECEDALDWISDKEAIATSEELGQDLEHVEVLQKKFEEFQTDLAAHEERVNEVNQLAGRLSQESHPEAELIVRKQEEVNAAWQRLKGLAQQRQGKLFGAAEVQRFNRDVDETISWIKEKEQLMASDDFGRDLASVQALLRKHEGLERDLAALEDKVNTLGEEAERLQQTHPQNASQIHLKRDELITNWEQIRTLAAERHARLNDSYRLQRYTADFRDLTSWVTEMKALINADELANDVAGAEALLDRHQEHKGEIDAHEDSFKATDEAGQALLNTGHYASEEVKEKLGILSEEKESLLELWEVRRQQYEQCMDLQLFYRDTEQVDNWMSKQEAFLLNEDLGDSLDSVEALLKKHEDFEKSLSAQEEKITALDEFATKLIQNNHYAKEDVATRRDALLSRRNALHERAQSRRLALEDSFHLQQFFRDSDELKSWINEKMKTATDEAYKDPSNLQGKVQKHQAFEAELSANQSRIDALQKSGQELLDGKHYAADEVSVRMDEVSSQWKKLLEATELKGVKLREANQQQQFNRNVEDIELWLYEVEGHLSSDDYGKDLTSVQNLQKKHALLEADVAAHQDRIDGITIQARQFHEGGHFDADNIKRKQEALVGRYDALREPMAARKQKLSDSLRLQQLFRDVEDEETWIREKEPIAASTNRGKDLIGVQNLLKKHQALQAEIAGHEPRIKAVTQKGEAMVEEGHFAGEEVKVKLGELNGRWDTLKGKAGQRRQDLEDSLQAQQYFADANEAESWMREKEPIVSSPDYGKDEDSAEALLKKHEALMSDLSAYGSSIKALKEQAQTCRQQVAPTDDETGKELVLALYDYQEKSPREVTMKKGDILTLLNSTNKDWWKVEVNDRQGFVPAAYVKKLDPTQSSSRENLLDEQGSIGLRQDQIETQAVAKEACSVSVRMKQVEELYGTLLELGEKRKDMLEKSCKKFMLFREANELQQWINEKEGALTNEEVGSDLEQVEVLQKKFDDFQKDLKANESRLRDINKVASELESEGLMAEEAPMIQAQEQVMLGSAHGKDEADAKNASPWKNVRLAVQTTANFNTIKDLNNRWRSLQQLAEERSNMLGSAHEVQRFHRDADETKEWIEEKNQALNTDNYGHDLASVQALQRKHEGFERDLAALGDKVNSLGETAERLIQSHPEAVDDIQEKCTELNTAWSSLVGRADQRKEKLGNSHDLQRFLSDFRDLMSWINGIRGLVSSEELAKDVTGAEALLERHQEHRTEIDARAGTFQAFEQFGQQLLARGHYASPEIQQKLEALDRERADLEKAWVQRRMMLDQCLELQLFNRDCEQAENWMAAREAFLASDDKGDSLDSVEALIKKHEDFDKAINVQEEKIAALQSFADQLIGADHYAKPEIHNRCSEVLDRWRHLKAQMIEKRSKLGESQTLQQFSRDVDEIEAWISEKLQTATDESYKDPTNIQLSKLLSKHQKHQAFEAELHANSDRIRGVIDTGNALIQRGACAGSEDAVQSRLGALDEQWQFLVNKSAEKSQKLKEANKQQNFNTGIKDFDFWLSEVEALLASEDYGKDLASVNNLLKKHQLLEADISAHEDRLKDLNGQADSLTASTAFDPTQVKDKRDAVNGRFAKIKSMAAGRRAKLNESHRLHQFFRDLDDEESWIKEKKLLVSSEDYGRDLTGVQNLRKKHKRLEAELAAHEPAIQSVQETGKKLSDDNTIGQEEIEQRLGQFEEHWAELKNLATARGQRLEESLEYQQFVANVEEEEAWINEKLNLVGSEDYGDTLAAVQGLLKKHEAFETDFTVHRDRVNDVCSNGDELIKKNNHHVDSISAKMASLRGKVTELERAAAMRKAKLDENSAFLQFNWKADVVESWIGEKENSLKTDDYGRDLSSVQTLLTKQETFDAGLQAFQQEGITNITALKDQLLAAKHVQSKAIEARHAALMKRWNQLLNNSQARKKKLLEAQEHFRKVEDLFLTFAKKASAFNSWFENAEEDLTDPVRCNSLEEIRALRDAHEAFRSSLSSAQADFNQLAELDRQIKSYQVVSNPYTWFTMEALEETWRNLQKIIKERELELQKEQRRQEENDKLRQEFAQHANAFHQWLQETRTYLLDGIAYRRVVRVYQYEVADDLSGRSCMVEESGTLESQLEATKRKHQEIRAMRSQLKKIEDLGAAMEEALILDNKYTEHSTVGLAQQWDQLDQLGMRMQHNLEQQIQARNTTGVTEDALKEFSMMFKHFDKEKSGRLNHQEFKSCLRSLGYDLPMVEEGEPDPEFESILDTVDPNRDGNVSLQEYMAFMISRETENVKSSEEIESAFRALSVDAKPYVTKEELYQNLSKEQADYCISHMKPYLDSKGREMPSAFDFVEFTRSLFVN from the exons ATGGATACCAGTGGGGTTAAAGTTCTGGAGTCTGCCGATGACATCCAGGAGCGCCGGCAGCAGGTACTGGATCGCTACCGGCGCTTCAAGGAGCTGTCTGGCATGCGCCGGCAGAAGCTGGAGGACTCATACCGCTTTCAGTTCTTCCGCCGCGATGCCGACGAGCTGGAGAAGTGGATTCAGGAGAAGCTGCAGATAGCCTCTGATGAGAACTATAAGGACCCCACTAACCTCCAG ggtAAGCTCCAGAAACACCAGGCCTTTGAGGCCGAGGTGCAAGCCAATGCCGGAGCCATTGTAAAGCTGGATGAGACTGGCAACCTTATGATCTCTGAGGGCCACTTTGCCTCCGAAACCATCCGC ACTCGTCTGGAGGAACTGCACCGTCTTTGGGACCTGCTGCTCCAGAAGACCAAGGAGAAGGGCGTACGTCTGCTGCAGGCCCAGAAGCTGGTGCAGTACCTGCGCGAGTGCGAGGATGCCCTGGACTGGATCAGTGACAAG GAGGCCATCGCCACCTCTGAGGAGCTGGGCCAGGACCTGGAGCATGTCGAGGTGCTCCAGAAGAAGTTTGAGGAGTTTCAGACAGACCTGGCTGCCCACGAGGAGCGTGTTAATGAGGTGAACCAGCTGGCGGGCAGGCTGAGCCAGGAGTCCCACCCAGAGGCGGAGCTCATCGTCCGCAAGCAGGAGGAGGTGAACGCCGCCTGGCAGAGGCTTAAGGGCCTGGCCCAGCAGAGGCAGGGCAAGCTGTTTGGGGCAGCCGAGGTGCAGCGCTTCAACAG GGATGTGGACGAGACGATTAGCTGGATCAAGGAGAAGGAGCAGCTCATGGCGTCCGATGACTTTGGCCGGGACCTGGCCAGCGTTCAGGCCCTGCTGCGCAAGCATGAGGGGCTGGAGAGAGACCTGGCTGCCCTGGAAGATAAGGTCAACACCCTGGGTGAAGAGGCTGAGCGCCTGCAGCAGACCCACCCCCAGAATGCCTCCCAGATCCACCTGAAGAGGGACGAGCTCATTACCAACTGGGAGCAGATCCGGACACTGGCTGCCGAGCGCCACGCCCGGCTAAACGACTCCTACAG GCTACAGCGTTATACCGCAGACTTCCGCGATCTGACCAGCTGGGTAACCGAGATGAAAGCCTTGATCAATGCCGACGAGCTGGCCAACGATGTAGCCGGTGCTGAGGCTCTCCTGGACCGGCACCAGGAACACAAG GGTGAGATTGACGCACACGAGGATAGCTTCAAAGCCACGGACGAGGCCGGCCAGGCCCTGCTCAACACTGGACACTACGCCTCAGAGGAGGTCAAGGAGAAG CTGGGCATCCTGAGCGAGGAGAAGGAGTCTTTGCTGGAGCTGTGGGAGGTGCGCAGGCAGCAGTATGAACAGTGCATGGACCTTCAGCTCTTCTACAGGGACACGGAGCAGGTCGACAACTGGATGAGCAAGCAGGAG GCTTTCCTTCTGAACGAGGATCTTGGTGACTCACTGGATAGCGTGGAGGCGCTGCTGAAGAAACATGAGGACTTTGAGAAGTCCCTCAGCGCCCAGGAGGAGAAGATCACC GCCCTGGATGAGTTTGCCACCAAACTGATCCAGAACAACCACTATGCCAAGGAGGACGTTGCCACTCGTAGAGATGCT CTGCTGAGTCGCCGTAACGCCCTACACGAGCGCGCCCAGTCTCGTCGCCTCGCCTTGGAAGACTCCTTCCACCTGCAGCAGTTCTTCCGCGACTCAGATGAGCTCAAGAGCTGGATCAACGAGAAGATGAAGACGGCCACGGACGAGGCTTACAAG GACCCATCCAACCTGCAAGGCAAGGTCCAGAAGCACCAGGCTTTCGAGGCAGAGCTGTCAGCCAACCAGAGCCGCATCGATGCGCTGCAGAAATCTGGCCAGGAGCTCCTGGATGGAAAGCACTACGCCGCCGATGAGGTCTCAGTCCGCATGGATGAGGTCAGCTCCCAGTGGAAGAAGCTGTTAGAGGCCACTGAGCTCAAAG GCGTCAAGCTGCGTGAGGCCAACCAGCAGCAGCAGTTCAACAGGAACGTGGAGGATATTGAATTGTGGCTCTACGAGGTGGAGGGCCACCTGTCATCCGACGACTATGGCAAGGACCTCACCAGCGTCCAGAACCTGCAGAAGAAACACGCCCTGCTGGAGGCCGATGTGGCTGCACACCAG GACCGCATTGACGGCATCACCATCCAGGCACGTCAGTTCCATGAGGGAGGCCACTTTGACGCAGACAACATCAAGCGCAAGCAGGAGGCACTGGTGGGACGCTACGACGCCCTCCGCGAACCCATGGCTGCCCGCAAGCAGAAGCTGTCCGACTCCCTCAGGTTGCAGCAGCTCTTCAGAGACGTGGAGGACGAGGAGACCTGGATCCGGGAGAAGGAGCCCATCGCGGCCTCGACCAACCGGGGCAAAGACTTGATCGGGGTACAGAACCTGCTGAAGAAGCACCAAGCCCTGCAGGCGGAGATTGCTGGCCATGAGCCCCGCATCAAGGCCGTCACTCAGAAAGGAGAGGCTATGGTGGAGGAAG GTCACTTTGCCGGGGAGGAGGTGAAGGTGAAGCTGGGGGAGCTGAACGGCCGATGGGACACCCTGAAGGGCAAGGCAGGCCAGCGCAGACAGGACCTGGAGGACTCGCTGCAGGCCCAGCAGTACTTTGCCGACGCCAACGAGGCTGAGTCCTGGATGAGGGAGAAGGAGCCCATCGTGAGCAGCCCTGACTACGGCAAGGACGAGGACTCTGCTGAG GCCCTGCTGAAGAAGCACGAGGCCCTGATGTCTGACCTGAGCGCCTATGGAAGCAGCATAAAGGCTCTGAAAGAGCAGGCCCAAACCTGCAGG CAACAAGTGGCTCCCACTGACGATGAAACGGGCAAGGAGTTGGTCCTGGCTCTCTACGACTACCAGGAGAAGAGCCCCCGGGAGGTCACCATGAAGAAGGGAGACATCCTCACCCTGCTCAACAGCACCAACAAG GACTGGTGGAAGGTGGAGGTCAACGACCGCCAGGGCTTCGTGCCAGCTGCCTACGTCAAGAAACTGGACCCTACCCAGTCCTCCTCTAGGGAGAATCTGCTGGATGAGCAGGGCAGCATCGGCCTCCGCCAGGACCAAATCGAGACCCA GGCGGTGGCCAAGGAGGCGTGCAGTGTGTCTGTACGCATGAAGCAGGTGGAGGAACT GTACGGTACTCTCCTGGAGCTGGGCGAGAAGCGCAAGGACATGCTCGAGAAGAGCTGCAAGAAGTTCATGTTGTTCCGCGAGGCCAACGAGCTGCAGCAGTGGATCAACGAGAAGGAGGGCGCTCTCACCAACGAGGAGGTGGGCTCCGACCTGGAGCAGGTGGAGGTGCTGCAGAAGAAGTTTGACGACTTCCAGAAG GACCTGAAGGCTAACGAGTCCCGTCTGAGGGACATCAACAAAGTGGCGTCGGAGCTGGAGTCTGAGGGCCTGATGGCAGAGGAGGCGCCCATGATCCAGGCTCAG GAACAAGTGATGCTGGGTTCTGCTCATGGCAAG GATGAGGCAGATGCCAAGAATGCTTCACCATGGAAG AATGTACGATTGGCTGTTCAAACGACGGCTAACTTTAATACCATCAAG GATCTGAACAACCGCTGGAGGTCCCTGCAGCAGCTGGCCGAGGAGAGGAGTAACATGCTAGGGAGTGCCCACGAGGTGCAGAGGTTCCACAG GGATGCAGATGAGACCAAAGAGTGGATTGAGGAGAAGAACCAGGCCCTGAACACAGACAACTATGGACACGACCTGGCTAGTGTTCAGGCACTGCAGCGCAAACACGAGGGCTTCGAGAGAGACCTGGCTGCCCTGGGAGATAAG GTGAACTCTCTGGGCGAGACGGCGGAGCGTCTGATCCAGTCCCACCCAGAGGCAGTGGACGACATCCAGGAGAAATGCACGGAACTCAACACGGCCTGGAGCAGCCTGGTGGGGCGTGCTGATCAGCGCAAGGAGAAGCTGGGCAACTCCCATGACCTGCAGCGCTTCCTGTCTGACTTCAGGGACCTGATGTCCTGGATCAACGGCATCCGAGGCCTGGTCTCCTCTGAGGAGTTGGCCAAGGACGTGACCGGAGCCGAAGCCCTGCTGGAGAGACACCAG GAGCACCGTACTGAGATTGATGCCCGTGCGGGCACCTTCCAAGCCTTTGAGCAGTTTGGCCAGCAGCTGTTGGCACGCGGCCACTATGCCAGCCCTGAGATCCAGCAGAAGCTGGAGGCCCTGGACCGGGAGAGGGCTGACCTAGAGAAGGCCTGGGTGCAGCGACGCATGATGCTCGACCAATGCCTGGAGCTCCAG CTGTTCAACCGAGACTGTGAGCAGGCAGAGAACTGGATGGCAGCGCGCGAGGCCTTCCTGGCCAGCGACGATAAGGGAGACTCCTTGGACAGCGTGGAGGCTCTCATCAAGAAGCATGAAGACTTTGACAAGGCCATCAATGTTCAAGAGGAGAAAATTGCTGCTCTGCAGTCCTTTGCCGACCAGCTGATTGGCGCTGACCACTATGCCAAACCTGAGATCCACAACCGTTGCAGTGAAGTCCTGGACAG GTGGCGCCACCTGAAGGCCCAGATGATTGAGAAGCGCTCCAAGCTGGGGGAGTCTCAGACCCTTCAGCAGTTCAGCCGTGACGTGGACGAGATTGAGGCCTGGATCAGCGAGAAGCTTCAGACGGCCACGGACGAGTCCTACAAAGACCCCACCAACATCCAG CTGTCCAAGTTGCTG AGTAAGCACCAGAAGCACCAGGCCTTCGAGGCGGAGCTGCACGCCAACTCGGACCGCATCCGGGGAGTCATCGACACCGGCAACGCCCTCATCCAGAGGGGGGCTTGCGCCGGCAGTGAGGATGCAGTTCAG TCTCGTCTTGGTGCCCTGGATGAGCAATGGCAGTTCCTGGTGAACAAGTCTGCGGAGAAGAGCCAGAAGCTGAAAGAGGCCAACAAGCAGCAGAATTTCAATACAGGCATCAAGGACTTTGACTTCTGGCTCTCTGAG GTTGAGGCCCTCCTCGCGTCTGAGGATTATGGCAAAGACCTGGCCTCTGTCAACAATCTTCTGAAGAAACACCAACTCCTGGAAGCTGACATCTCTGCTCATGAG GATCGTCTGAAGGACCTGAATGGCCAGGCTGACAGCCTTACAGCCAGTACGGCCTTCGACCCCACCCAGGTCAAGGACAAGCGCGATGCTGTCAATGGACGCTTCGCCAAGATCAAGAGCATGGCTGCCGGGCGCCGTGCGAAGCTCAATGAGTCCCACCGCCTGCACCAGTTCTTCAGGGACTTGGACGATGAGGAGTCTTGGATTAA AGAAAAGAAATTGCTAGTAAGTTCGGAGGACTACGGACGTGATTTGACAGGAGTGCAGAATCTGAGGAAGAAACATAAGAGGCTGGAGGCTGAGTTGGCGGCCCACGAGCCTGCCATCCAGTCTGTGCAGGAGACCGGGAAGAAACTGTCTGATGACAACACCATCGGCCAGGAGGAGATCGAGCAGAGGCTGGGCCAGTTTGAGGAGCACTGGGCGGAGCTGAAAAACCTGGCCACAGCCAG GGGGCAGAGGTTGGAGGAGTCGCTGGAGTACCAGCAGTTTGTCGCGAACGTTGAAGAGGAAGAAGCCTGGATTAACGAGAAGCTGAACCTGGTGGGAAGCGAAGACTACGGAGACACCCTGGCCGCTGTGCAGGGCCTGTTGAAGAAGCACGAGGCGTTCGAGACCGACTTCACCGTGCACAGGGACCGAGTGAATGACGTCTGTTCCAATGGAGATGAGCTCATCAAGAAG AACAACCACCACGTGGACAGCATCTCAGCCAAGATGGCCTCCTTGCGGGGCAAAGTGACTGAATTGGAGAGGGCCGCGGCCATGAGGAAGGCCAAGCTGGATGAGAACTCTGCCTTCCTGCAGTTCAACTGGAAGGCTGATGTGGTGGAGTCCTGGATCG GTGAGAAGGAGAACAGCCTGAAGACTGATGACTACGGAAGAGATCTCTCCTCCGTGCAGACGCTACTCACTAAGCAG GAGACCTTTGATGCTGGTCTGCAGGCCTTCCAGCAGGAGGGAATCACCAACATCACAGCCCTGAAGGATCAGCTCCTGGCAGCCAAGCATGTCCAGTCCAAAGCCATCGAGGCGCGCCACGCTGCCCTCATGAAGCGCTGGAACCAGCTGCTCAACAACTCACAGGCCCGGAAGAAGAAGCTGCTGGAGGCCCAGGAGCACTTCAGGAAG GTGGAAGACCTGTTCCTCACCTTTGCCAAGAAGGCGTCAGCCTTCAACAGCTGGTTTGAGAACGCCGAGGAGGACCTCACCGACCCGGTGCGCTGCAACTCACTGGAGGAGATCCGGGCGCTGCGTGACGCCCATGAGGCTTTCCGCTCCTCTCTGAGCTCGGCACAGGCTGACTTCAACCAGCTGGCCGAGTTGGACCGGCAGATCAAGAGCTACCAGGTGGTGTCCAACCCCTACACCTGGTTCACCATGGAGGCCCTGGAGGAGACGTGGAGGAACCTGCAGAAGATTATCAAG GAACGAGAGCTGGAGCTACAGAAGGAGCAGAGGAGGCAGGAGGAGAATGACAAGCTGCGGCAGGAGTTTGCACAGCACGCCAACGCGTTCCACCAGTGGCTGCAGGAGACCAG GACATATCTTCTGGATGG CATAGCTTACCGACGAGTTGTCCGTGTCTATCAGTATGAAGTCGCTGATGATCTTTCTGGAAG GTCCTGCATGGTAGAAGAGTCCGGAACGCTGGAATCACAACTCGAGGCGACCAAG CGTAAGCACCAGGAGATCCGGGCAATGCGCAGTCAGCTGAAGAAGATTGAGGACCTGGGCGCGGCCATGGAGGAGGCCCTGATCCTGGACAACAAGTACACGGAGCACAGCACGGTGGGCCTTGCCCAGCAGTGGGACCAGCTGGATCAGCTGGGCATGAGAATGCAGCACAACCTTGAGCAGCAGATCCAGGCCAG AAATACCACCGGTGTGACGGAGGATGCCCTGAAGGAGTTCAGCATGATGTTCAA GCACTTTGACAAAGAGAAGTCAGGCCGTCTGAACCACCAGGAGTTCAAGTCTTGTCTGCGCTCGCTGGGTTATGACCTACccatggtggaggagggagaaccAGACCCAGAGTTTGAGTCCATCCTTGACACCGTCGACCCCAACAG GGATGGCAACGTGTCCTTGCAGGAGTACATGGCGTTCATGATCAGCCGCGAGACAGAGAACGTCAAGTCTAGTGAGGAGATTGAGAGCGCCTTCCGAGCTCTCAGCGTGGACGCCAAGCCCTACGTCACCAAGGAGGAGCTCTACCAG AATCTGTCCAAGGAACAGGCAGACTACTGCATTTCACACATGAAGCCCTACCTAGACAGCAAGGGCCGAGAAATGCCCTCGGCCTTCGACTTCGTCGAATTCACCCGCTCGCTTTTCGTCAACTGA